tacagCAGGTGTTCCTGActcagtagtaacttcagtagtttcaagagttgtgtccactgttgttacaggagttATTGTTGACTCGGTagtaacttcagtagtttgaatagttgtgtccactgttgttacaggaggtgttgttgactcagtagttaattcagtagtttgaagagttgtatcTACTGTTGTAACAGGAGCTGTTGTGGACTCAGTTGTGGCTTCCGTTGTTTGAAGCGTCGTTACGACTTCTGTTGTAGATTGTGTAGTCACATCAGTCGTTTCCTCAGTAGTCTCAGCATCTGTGGTTGCTGAATGAACAAATTTAATAAGACACATACAGTACGATTTTATTTTGAAAGCACCCATTATATTGCAGTGAAGAAAGATATATTTAACAATTACGGGGTGGGGATGAAGAGCCTTTAAAAGTAGACACGAATGAAAATTTGCACACTTGAAGTTGATATTCTCGATCTTGTCAACATCTCTCGCGAAATATGACAGATATTACAAtcccaaaatgaaacaaaaatgagtaCTCCGGGGAAGTATGGTTGGTTTAGACGTCTTATCTTTTACCTTTTTATTCCtgtgaatgtttactttttatgTATTGCTCTGCTCCTTTACACGAAAAGTGCAGGATGTTGGACGCTGCTATTCCTTCAAACATGACTAAGTTTTATCTGTTTCTAGAATTGGAAATGACTTCTCTCATGCACAGATTAGGTCGAATATGTGGTATATTTTCTATCtaagaatatcttttttttccttcaccgTAATGCTTTATATTTCGACGGTTTACGGATAAAAACAAGGTCAATctaaataacaaagaaaaaaaaataatacaaatatcaaaatagagATGTTCAGGGCCGAACATGTCCTTACGAGAATACGGAGGTGGTGTAAGTGAAAAAAGTGGAAAAGGTACTATGTCTTTTACTCCAAACATCTAGCTATCATCTGGACCGGGAGAAAACAAATAGCACCTAATGTAAGAAAAAATTGAAACTTCGGTAGTTTCAGGAAGACGTACGGAAGAGctattgttttttattggaaaaatatgcaacaaaaaacacaaacaaacgatTAATTCATAAGGACAAATGAAATGTCTACGAAAgaatgattttttattatttgttttgatattctttCGTGATTCTGAATGGAGTGTGCAAAAATGTTACTACCCGgcattatttcattgtttataattTGTAAACACCTTCTGTAATTTCAGCATCTGTTGTGACTTCTGTTGTTTCAAGAGTAGTTGTTGAGTCAGTAGTAtcttcagtagtttgaagagttgtgtccactgttgttacaggagctgttgttgactcagtagtaacttcagtagtttgaagggttgtgtccactgttgttacaggagttattgttgactcagtagtaacttcagtagtttgaatagttgtgtccactgttgttGGAGGAGgtgttgttgactcagtagttacTTCATTAGGTTGAAGAGTTGTATCTACTGTTGTTACAGAAGCTGTTGTGGACTCAGTTGTGGCTTCCGTTGTTTGAAGCGTCGTTACGACTTCTGTTGTAGATTGTGTAGTCACATCAGTCGTTTCCTCAGTAGTCTCAGCATCTGTGGTTGCTGAATGAACAAATTTAGTAAGACAGATACAGTACGATTTTACTTTGAAAGCACCCATTATATTGCAGTGAAGAAAGATGTATTTAACAATTACGGGGTGGGGATGAAGAGCCTTTAAAAATTAGACACGAATGAAAATTTGCACACTTGAAGTTGATATTCTCGATCTTGTCAACATCTCTCgcgaaaaatgaaaaatgaaacatgagTACTCCGGGGAAGTATGGTTGGTTTAGACGTCTTATCTTTTAcctttttatttgcttgaatgtttatctttttaggtaTTGCTCTGCATATTTACACCAAAGGTGGAGGGTTGATAGCACGGCtatttcgtcaaacataactaAGTTTTATCTGTTTCTAGAATTGGAAATGACTTCTCTCATGCACAGTTTAGGTCTAGTTTAATATTTTATACGTGGTACATATTTTATATAAGAATATCTTTTTTCCcttatgttttatattttgacaggatcatggataaaaacaaatcaatctaaataataaagaaatgaaaaaaaaagaatatcaaaataGAGATATTGGGGGCCGAATATGTCGTTATGAAAATACGGAGGTGGTGTAAGTGAAAAAGGTGGAAAGTTTATTACGTCTTTTACTCCGCCCACGTAGCTCTCATCTCAACCGGTGAGAAAAGAGATAGAATCTCATGcaagaaaaatgtgaaacttaTATAGTTTTGGAAGACTCAAGGTAGAGCTATTGTTTTTGATTGGAAAATAtgcaacaataaacaaaaaatcaaacgaTTGAATCTAAAGGAAATGTCGAGGAaagaatgattttcttttatttgttgttttgatataatttcCTGATTCGGAATGGAATATGCAAGAATGTAACTACCGGGCATCATTTCACTAATTATAATTTGTACACACCTTCTGTAGTTTGAGCATCTGTTGTGACTTCTGTTGTTTGCAGAGCAGTTGTTGAGTCAGTAGTTGCTTGTGTGATTCTAAGTGTCGATTCTTGTGTTGTTATAGGACCAGTTGTGGActcagtagtaacttcagtagtttgaagagttgtgtccactgttgttacagCAGGTGTTCCTGActcagtagtaacttcagtagtttcaagagttgtgtccactgttgttacaggagctgttgttgactcagtagtaacttcagtagCTTGAATagttgtgtccactgttgttacaggaggcgttgttgactcagtaataacttcagtagtttgaagagttgtgtccaccgttgttacaggagcagttgttgactcagtagttacTTCAGTAATTTGAAGAGTTGTAtctactgttgttacaggagctgttgtagaCTCAGTTGTGGCTTCCGTTGTTTGAAGCGTCGTTACGACTTCTGTTGTAGATTGTGTAGTCACATCAGTCGTTTCCTCAGTAGTCTCAGCATCTGTGGTTGCTGAATGAACAAATTTAATAACACACATACTATATGATGTTATTTTCAAAGTACTCATTATATTGCAGTGAAGAAAGATGTATTTAACAATTACAGTGTCGGGTGAAGAGCCTTTAAAATTAGACACGAATGAAAATTTGCACACTTAAAGTTGATGATCTTGATCTTGTCAGCATCTCTCgcgaaatatcaaagatattacaatcccaaaatcaaacaaaaatgagtATTCCGGGGAAGTGTGGtttgcttaatcgtgtcatcttttacttttattcctcagaatgattattttttttaggtATTGCTCTGCTCATTTACAGCAAAGGTTGAGGTTTTTGGACACGGCTCTTCCTTCAAACATGACTAAGTTTTATCTGTTTCTAGAATTGGAATTGGATTGTCTTATGCACAGTTTAGGTCGAATATGTGGTAATTTTTCTAtctaagaatattttttttttccgtaatgttttatattttgatagtTTCACGGATAAAAACAAATTCAATCTAAataatacagaaaataaaagaaaaagaatgtcaaaatacAGATGTTGAGGGCCGAATATGTGGTTATGAAAATACGGTGGGGTAAGtaaaaaaggtgaaaaattTACTACGTCTTTTTCTCCACCAATCTAGCTATTATCAGGACTGGAAGAAAGAATAGCATCTCATgcaagaaaaatgtgaaaattaagtaGTTTTGGGAAGACGCAAGGTAGAGCAGTTTATTGTTTTTGATTGGAAAAATATGTAAcaataaacataaacaaacaattaaatCAAAAAGACAAATGCCGAGGAAAGAATgactttttattatttgttttgatataatttgCTGATTCGGAATGGAATATGCAAAAATGTAACTAAGCggcatcatttcattgtttgtaaTTCGCACACACCTTCTGTAGTTTGATCATCTGTAGTGATTTCTGTTGTTTCCGGAGCAGTTGCTGAGTCAGTAGTTGCTTGTGTGGTTTCAAGTGTTGTTTcttctgttgttacaggagctgttgttgactcagtagttacttcagtagtttgaataGTTGTATCTACTGTTGTTACAAGAGCTGTTGTGGACTCAGTTGTGGCTTCCGTTGTTTCAAGCGTCGTTAGGACTTCTGTTGTCGATTGTATAGTCACATCAGTCGTTTCGTCAGTAGTCTCAGCTTCTGTGTTtgctgaatgaacaaattaaataaCACACATAGAAAACGATCCCATTTTCAAAGTATTCATTATATTGCAGCGGAGACGAATATACTAAACAATTACTGGAGGGGGAGGAGCCTTTAAAATTAGACACGAATGAAAATTTGAAGTTGATATTCTCGATATGGTCAACATCTCTCgcgaaatatcaaagatattaaCCCTTTCCATACGGGAACATTGTGGCCTGtatattaagtctatggggaatGCGGAATTCAGTATGGTATGGGTGAAGATcccaaaatcaaacaaaaatgagtATTCCGCGAAAGTATGATTGGTTTAGACGTCTTATCTTTCGCGTTTTTActgtgaataataataataataataataataataataataataataataataatgttgtaACAAAACTGATTACTAGTGTAATGtcactatacattgtattggCCACTACACACTCTTCTAATGCTTTCTATCTCTTCACGcttcttttctttccctctccttCCCATTCTccttactctctctctccctctctctccctctgtgtatgagtgtgtgagTGGTGGcccgtctgtgtgtgtgtttgtagttgCTGTGTGTATTAATTATACACACAGGGTGTGTCATTTGTGTTACGtacatgtgtaggcctacagcacAGGCGCGCGCAGCCAGTCTTGCAGGGATTGGCTGTGTGTGCGCGTAGGCTGTACGGAGTGTGGACAATTGGAGACAGAAAGGCTAGGGATTGGATGTGTCTAGCAGGCCGGGACACGAGACGGGAAGGAATAAACGCTGTAAAGTTGGAACGGTGAAGGTACATGTGCTGGATGGATTAATCATACTCTATGGAATCAAAGAGAGTGAGGAGAGGTGTGAGAGAGATAATTGCATCGACATTTTAAACACGGATCCAGATTGGAATCCCCAACCCAAGTGGTGAAAGTGGTTACGTTACAagtggtggcagcggtgggattgTGTTATGTCAATGCAATATCTGTGATTGCCAATGATCTGACATAGATCTAGACTTATGGTTAATGTTATTCAGTTAACTTATAATATAAGCTCACAGTTGATGCTTATCAGACTCTGATATGGGCTCAATGTTTGTGAGCATATGGGAGAAAATGGCCAACGGCGACGATAAAAAAGTGTAATTGTAAGACCTCAGCTGAGTACTGATGTGATGTGAGGCAGCAATAAATTCCCTAAAAGCTTTTACACTAGAGGGAACCGTATTATCAGGATTTTCAGTGAGCCACTCTAGCCCACAAAACCCATGTAAGATTGCACGAAATGAAATTGCTCGCTCAGTACTGATGCAATACAGACGTACACTCACAGTACAAGTATAATTGGACCAGGAACTGTTCAGTAGAAATGAATTAGTTCTAGGCCTAGTGATCATAAAGACAGGCTTCGCAAAGATCCATTTATGTCTATGAGTCATTTCGTGGAGAATTAGGTTGTTAGTTGCTCAATGCTGATGTAACACAGGCCTACAGTACAAGTAGCACTAGACCAGGTACTGTTCAGTAGAATAAGGGAATtataggtaggcctactgttgtaaAGAGCCAATTGGGTCTATGAGCCAATTGGGGTGAGAATTATATCGTAGTCTGTGAGTTGCTCAGTACTGATGCCAATACAGGTTTACGGCCCTACAAGTAGCCGTGGACCAGGAACTGCTCAGTAGAAATGAAGTAGTCATTAGGGGCCAATTAGGCACAGATTTCGCAACGAGGCATTTATGTCTATGAGCCAATTCATGCGAGGATTAGGCTGTAAGTTGCTCAGTATTGATGCAATACAGGTCTAGGGCCTACGAGTAGCTGTGGGCAAGGAACTGTGTAGTAGAGGTGGACAGTGACCAGTTGGGTAGCTGTAGATGCAGTGATCCAGTTAGGTTGTTGATCTAGTGTGTGAATAGAGACGTTGCTCAGGAATGATGCAGTAAGCCTACACGTAGCTCTAGAACAACACATGTTCAGCAGAGTTTGCTGAGAGTCAACTAGGCATCCAAACAACGATGAACTTGGGCTCATAACCCTGTTCGTAAGCCATGTATTATATCTTATGAGCCAAGAGCCATACATGAGTTTGGAGCTTTGCGCTAGTTGTGAGCCAGAGGGCATTGATTAATTGTGAGCCACATGCTGCTCAATGTGAGCCAGTTGTTTTGCTGGTCGTGAGCCATCATAGTACAGCGTGTATGACATTAATTGTGAGCCACATGCTGCCTTATGTGAGCCAGTTGTTTTGCTGGTCTTGAGCCATCATAGTACAGCGTGTATGCCATTAATTGTGAGCCACATGCTGCCCAATGTGAGTCAGTTGTTTTGCTAGTCGTGAGCCATCATAGTACAGTGTGTATGTCATTAAATGTGAGCCACAAAGCATCAATTCAAAGCTATATGCTGTTATTGTGAGCCAGAGGGTGCTCGGCATGCTGTGAGTCATCAAGTGGACTGCATGCTAGTAAGTGTGAGCCAGAAGGCTTGTTTATGGTTGCACGTGACCATAGCATCAGATAACAATGGAAAATAAACGCAGTGGAATAGATGAAACAGCTCAGCTTCTGAAGTTGAAGGATGAACTTAACCATTCTCGAATGGAGAAGGAACTTCTGAAGTGGCAGAATGAGCGATTCCAAACCAGAATGAATGAGTTGGAAGCTGCAGTTGAAGAGCTCCATGTAAATGCTGCTACACCACCAGGAAAGTATTCCAGCCAAAGAGAAAATACCGATCCAGAAATAAGGTTCAAGTTGCCTGACCGGAGAGACATTCATGGAGATGAGACATCAGGTATCTGGTCAAGGGATTCCACTGTGCCCCCTTCTTGACAATATGGTAAACGCCACTTCCAGAAATGATGGATATATGGAATTCATGTCCACGCCTTCACAAAGGAATCAACCTGTGATTACCCCCAAGGAAAATCTGACCAGCAGGAAGCAACGACCCCATATCATACCAGATAGATGTGACGGAAGCACAGCATGGTCGGATTACTACCAGCATTTTGAAGCCTGTCGACAGGTGAATGAGTGGAATGAAACAGAAGCTGCAATATACCTGGCTGCTAGCCTACAAGGAAGTGCGCTTCGACTCGTCAGTGATCTACCTGAGGTCCAAAAGAAATCCTACTGTGAGCTCATTCCACTTTTGAGCAGGAGGTTCGGACCAGGCCATCAGGCAGAAAATTATCTTCTAGAACTCCGACATCGCAGGCAAGGACCAAAGGAGACTCTGCAGGAATTAGGCCAGGCCATACATGAGCTGTCTGGGAGGGCCTATCCGGAAATACCACATGACGCTGGGGACAGACTGGAAAGGAACCACTTTGTAGACGCTATAGACAGCCATACAGTAAGGGAAGGGATATACAGAGCCCGCCCAAGGTCACTGGATGAGGCGATCCAAGCTGCATTAGAGATGGAAAGTTTGGAACGGGTAGAGTTTCTGCGCAGGCAAGAGAGATTGCGCCCAAACAAGTTCCTGCGAACCCTTGATCAGGAGACTGAAGAACGCTTCCAGGCGATGGAAAAGGTTCTGCTTCAGCAAACCAAGCAGATGGAGACACTGACAAAGTTTCTTACAGAGAGTGTATCGGCCAAACAAGGAACTGTCTCTCTATCTGATGCCACGTCGCCCCAGACTGAATGGAAGAGTCGACGATGTTACAGTTGTGGTCAGACTGGGCACCTTATTTGGCGATGCCCTTTTccgaagaagcagaagaaataCCAGGGAAACGGAAATCAGCCCACCAAAGGATCCGAGGCAGGGCTGTTGAAGGAGCAGGATCCACCAACTGAGTCCCAGAACCCAGATCAGAGCAACAAGGGAGCAAGGAGCAACCAGTCAACCCAGAACAGCCAGGGTTAGATGCCTAACCTGAAAGGTGACCCAAAACAGGGGTTATATGTAGATGCAAAGCTACGGTCTCGAATGTGTAGTTTCCTGATCGATACCGGTTCCACAGACACCATAATTGACTCAAGTGTGTACCACTTGATAGAAAAAGAACAATGACCAACACTCGAGGATGACACAAGTCGATGGAAGCCTTTTAAGGGTGTTAGGTTCTGCCTGGATCGAGATTCAAGTGGGAAGAACGACTCAGTTGTTGAAGGTCATATTTGCTGACATCTAATGCGAAGGGATCCTGGGAATGGATTTCCTTTTACACACCGGCGGAAGTTTGGATTTCCAGACGTTGACACTGAATATCAAGGGAGAGGAGACCAAATGTAGGAGTCACTTTGGGAGACCATTTGTTGCAAGAATAGTTGTGAGCCAGACAACTGTGATACCAGCAGGTCATGAGGCCATTGTTCCGGGGAGAGTGAGTACGGAAATCTCAGAAGTGACGGGTCCTGTACTCATTGAGCCAATCGAAGGAGGTGGTGAATTGGAAGTGAAGGGTCTAATCCTTGCAAGGGCTTTGGTAAACAGTGAATCTGAGACCTTCCCGATCAGGGTGTTAAACCCTTTTGACAGGGAACAGAAGGTACAAGAGGGTGTAACGACGGCAACTATATCCGTTGTTGATGTTGAATCTATGAATGCAGATTCAAGTCATGTGAAGGCAGCAGAGATCCCTGAACATTTGGAAGACCTATTCAGCAGATGCAAGGAAAATGTTGACCCAAAGTACCACAAGGATGTCGAGAAATGCCTCATCGatttcaaagatgtgttttcaacCTCCAGTGATGACATTGGACAAACAGATATTATCAAGCACATTATCGTCGTCATCCAGCCTGCAACCAGGAAGAAATAGACAAACAGGTACAAGACCTACGGCGGAGAGGGGTTATTGAATCCTCGAACAGTCCTTGGGCAGCAAATATCGTCAGGAGAAATCAACATTTGTCGTAAGGAATGGGCTCTACAAATGGAAAGTGATGCCCTTTGGGCTTGCCAATGCCCTTGCGACCTTCGAGAGGCTCATGGAGAGGGTTATGAAGGGCCTACAGTGGGACATTTTGTTGATCTATCTAGACGACATCAAGCAGGACTCAAACTAAAGCCAAACAAGTGTCACCTTTTCTGAAAGTCCGTCCTGTACTTGGGTCACGTTGTATCAGCTGACGGCGTTTCTACTGATCTTGAGAAGGCAAAGGCAATTGCAGACTGGCCTGTCCCCAAATGCAAGAAAGAAGTGAGAAGTTTCCTCGGGCTCGCATCGTATTATCGGCGTTTCATTCGAGGATTTGCCGACATTGCTGCTCCTCTTCATGACCTCACTGCAAAGGCAAAACCATTTGTATCGTGTGAAAGCTGCCAGAGTGCATTCGTCGAGTTGAAGGAAAGGTTGCAAAGTGCCCCGATACTGGCATATCCGTTGCCACAGGGTGACTTTATCCTTGACACGGATGCAAGTGCTGATGCCATGGGTGGTGTGTTGTCACAATTGCAGGATGGGAGCGAGAGGGTCTTGGGTTATTTCACCAGGAAGTTCAGTAAGCCCGAGAAAAACTACTGCGTTGTAGTGATCGAGGTGAATATGGAGAGCGTGGTGGCGTACATAACGCTTCACGCTACCGgcagcaagaaaaagaaaaaaaaaatgcgttgtACGTATGCATGTATATGCGTATaactcagttttgttttgtgagtCTCCAAGCATCTTCTGATAGATCCAAAGCAGGATTGGGCTCACAAAAAGTGATAGATATTTTACCTTTTTTAGGGGGTTCCTTAAGAAATGAACTACACAGTGGAGTTAATATAGCCAACGGCCAACTTCAACTTTTACTAGTTCTCCTTTCTTCAATAAAGCTGATATATCTACCTTGGTTAGATTTGTACCCCACCACGAGTACGTTTTGACATATCTCCTTTCTGTGCCAGTGagtcacatgcgcacaaatttgtCCCTTATTTTCTGCACATCTCCTTGCTGCAATATCTCGGACTTTATCAGGGGAACTGAGTATTTCATAAATAATAATCTACCATTGCTGCTCCTCTTCATGACCTCACTGCAAAGGCAAAACCATTTGTATCGTGTGAAAGCTGCCAGAGTGCATTCGTCGAGTTGAAGGAAAGGTTGCAAAGTGCCCCGATACTGGCATATCCGTTGCCAGAGGGTGACTTTATCCTTGACACGGATGCAAGTGCTGATGCCATGGGTGGTGTGTTGTCACAATTGCAGGATGGGAGCGAGAGGGTCTTGGGTTATTTCACCAGGAAGTTCAGTAAGCCCGAGAAAAACTACTGCGTTACTCGCCGAGAACTGCTTGCCGTAGTAACCTCTCTCAAACAGTCAGGCATTACCTGTACGGACGCAAGATCACCGTGAGGACTGACCATGCTTCCCTCCGATGGCTACTCAACTTCAAAAATCCTGAAGGCCAAATGGCCAGGTGGTTAGAGCAGATATCCGAGTACGACATGACCATTCAGCACAGGGCCGGAGCAAAGCATGAAAAATGCAGATGGCCTGTCACGGATGAAGTGCAAGCAATGTGGTCGCCATGAGGACGCTGGGGAGACTGGCGATTCTGTAACCCCAGAGACTGTCAGTGAGGAAGACAGGAGTGTGCGGAGCACTGGGTTCCAGCCGTCATTGACAATGGCAGATGTGCGAAAAGCTCAATTTCGTGATGGCACAATGACTTGGCTTCTGAGAGCCAAAGAGGGTGGAGAGAGCAGACCAGCATGGGAGACTGTTCCAGATCAATCACCAGCTGCCAAGACATACTGGTCCCAGTGGGATCAGACAGAGGTCCTGGAAGGGGTGTTATGCAAGAGGTGGGAGTCAGATGATGGGAAACATCTGAAGAGGTTAGTGATTCTACCTCTGGAACTTAGAGAAAGTACCCTTGCAGATGTATACTGTGGACCCCTTGGTGGACATTTTGGGTTGAAAAAGACCCTGGAAAAAGTAAAGGCCCGGTTTTACTGGTCAAAAATGGCTGCTGATGTCAGGTCAAGCCTCAGAAAATGCGATCTGTGTGAAAGAAGAAAGTCTTCCCCGACGAAACGGAAAGCTCCACTGAAGCAACATCGTGTAAGTGCCCCAATGGAAAGAATTGCAATAGACCTTGTAGGCCCACTTCCGAAGACCAAACAAGATAACCAATGGATTTTGGTTGTTGGAGACTATGCGACAAAGTGGATGGAAGCGTACCCTCTGCCAGGTGCCACAGCAGAGACAGTGGCGAGGACTCTCGTGGAAGAATTTGTTTGTCGTTTTGGAGTGCCCCAGGAACTCCACTCAGACCAAGGAAAAAATTTTGAGAGTTGCCTCTTCTCGGAGATGTGTAGCCTCCTGGGCATCAGAAAGACACGCACCACCGCATATAATCCAAAATTGGACGGACTCGTGGAACGTTTTAACAGGACCCTGTTAAACGTAGTCTCCATACTCTGTGAAGAGGACAATCGCCATGAGTGGGACGAACACTTGCCATATGCAACAAATGCATATCGTTCTACCCCACAGGAGTTCACTGGTGAGACCCCTAATATGCTGATGCTAGGGCGGGAAGTTTCAATCCCTGTCGACATCACCATGCCCTCAATACCATCCGAGGAGGCCTTGGGTGATTTTGCAGAGGATGTGAGGAACCGTCTACAAACAGCCTATGGGAGAGCAGAACTATCTGTGAAGAAAAGCGCGGTCCGCCAGAAACGGCAGTATGATCGACATACCCAACACCCAAGGATCAACGAAGGGATGTTCGTTTGGCTACATGATTCCACTCGCAAGAAAGGGGTGTCGCCAAAGCTCAAGTTGAGATGGACAGGTCCCTATTTGGTTGTGTCCAAACTCTCGGATGTGACCTTCAGGATACAAGCATTAAGCCCTACCAGGGCAAAGATAGGTCGACCTGGACGTATCAGAAACCTGCGGGTGTGGTCACACACGACATTGAAGACTTGGCTGGCTCACAAAACCCAGGCAACAGTCAAGCAAGTAATGATGTTGGCTCACCCATAGCTCATCCTGGTTCTCATGTATATGACGAACCATCAGGAGAGCCTATCGAAACTGAACGAGAAGAATCCGGCAGATCAAGCCGGTACTCATTGCGGCAACGTCGCAAAACGCAATTTTTTTAGTAATTCTTAATTTGTTTCCGTTTATCCTCATGGATGGCAGACAGGGATAACCGTCGTAGATGGAATGACTGCAGGATGTGCGGTAAAGACTACCGTGAAAGGAGAATCCCTGACTTTCATTTGAGGAAGGTGCATGGGATCTACCGTGGCAGAGAATTCAAGTGCCAGGAGTATGACTATATCGGGAGCAAACTTTACAACCTCAAGCGTCACGTGGGCTTTATGCGTAGCGGTAAACAAGACCAGTCCTCCCGTAGGGACAGGAGTCCTCTGGAGAAACGTGATGCAAAACCGTGCTTCCCGACGTCAGAGATCAGTGTGCTGTCTCATCCGGATCCATCATCTACCTCCGTTAATCTACCTATCTCATCTGACAGGCCCGTCGACATTCCAAGTCAACCTCAGGCCGACCTAAGTCCAGCTGTTCTCTCGGTATCGGCTTCACCTACGCCCCTCTCCGTTTCTACCCCCGCAAGTCCAGGCATCCATATGGCACCTCCGCCTCAAGGGAAACCGCGGGCTATGCGCGGGAAAAGGACCAAGTCATCGCATCAGTGGTGGAGAAGACCTGCGTCTGCTACTACATCAGCGGGGAAGTAGTTCGCCAAGTCGATCAAACGGAAACTTACCCAAAGCTTGTGCCAAAGTCACGGGTCCTAAATAATCAGTGTTACAATGAACTGCCTAAGTAGAACTAACGCTGACCTTGCTATTGTTATGTTGTTTAATTACTGCTAGTTATTGCGATAAGTCTCGCATGTTTTATTGagaaatacattttttattggtgcctttctcttttcttttgacATACGAAGTATGTTTCCATTTTCAGGGAGATTTGTAAGTATGACATTTGTCTTATGTGAGTGACTAAGAAGACAGGAATCGTCATAAGTAACTGCATTCTATGAATTACTACCGTCCATTTTTTAAGTGGAAGTTGTTTTTCGGAATGTATGCTTTAGGTTTATGTACAGCATTGACTGTAAGTGAAGTTTGGTGCAAAAAATAACGGCACTGGAGGTATTCATTTGTATAGTTTGGAGCATATGCCATTTGTATCTAACTCAAAATACCTAGCGGTTTTAGTGGCGTGTTGTATGAACACCTTGTTTATGGATTAGATCGAGTTGGAAATGACCGAAATGGAAGTTAAACCGAATGCTTAAAGAGTAATGATTGAGAGAATTATCTCTCGAAGGTTAATTTTATGTGAATACCGGGTAATGTCTGCGCATTTACAGAGTGCATGGCCATATTGTATACtgtactgtatac
This sequence is a window from Diadema setosum chromosome 13, eeDiaSeto1, whole genome shotgun sequence. Protein-coding genes within it:
- the LOC140236546 gene encoding uncharacterized protein, whose amino-acid sequence is MDFLLHTGGSLDFQTLTLNIKGEETKCRSHFGRPFVARIVVSQTTVIPAGHEAIVPGRVSTEISEVTGPVLIEPIEGGGELEVKGLILARALVNSESETFPIRVLNPFDREQKVQEGVTTATISVVDVESMNADSSHVKAAEIPEHLEDLFSRCKENVDPKYHKDVEKCLIDFKDVFSTSSDDIGQTDIIKHIIVVIQPATRKK